DNA from Castellaniella sp. MT123:
CTTCGACAGAGGGCGCACGCGCTCGGGATCGTAGCCGATGAAGAACATGCGGGTACGGGTAGTGGGCGCGCCGTACTCGTTGGCCTTAACTTTGATGGGATCGAGCAGCACGTAGTTGTCGGGTACCAACGCAAGAGCGCTATTGCGCACCTCATCGTTTCGTTCGTGGAGGATGCCCGGAACGTTTTCGGCTAAGAAGAAGGCGGGTCGCATGTCTCTCACCAACTCGAAGAATGTGCTAAACAACGAGTTGCGCGGATCGCCTGCCGCACGTTTCCCGATGGAGCTAAAACCCTGGCAGGGCGGCCCCCCAATGAGACCCGTGAGTCCCCCCATCTTCAAGCCGGCTTCCTTCAACAAGTCCACGCCGGGTACTTGCGTGATGTCTTTGTTGATCGCTTTGGTCTTGGGGAAGTTCAAGTGGTGTGCGGCAATCGCGTGCTTGTCGATTTCTACGGCCGCAGCCACGTTAAAGCCGGTACGCGCCGCACCAAGGCTGAGTCCGCCGACACCGGCAAAGACATCAATTACGCTGGGGACCGACTTTCTTGGCATCGTCTATGCTACGTTCTATAAGTGATCGGATTTTAGCGTGCTGAAGAGAAATAGTCGATCGGAGATTTTCACCTTTTTACTCAGATCGACTGAGAGGCCTTATAAATCGGCCAAGAGAGGCAACAAAATGGACAGGCTTACTCCGGATCGCCGAAGTCGTCTGATGTCCCGCATACGCAGCAAGGATACGAAGCCTGAAGTCGAGGTGCGATCAACCTTGCACAGAATGGGGTATCGGTACGTGCTCCACAAGCGTGGACTTCCCGGTACTCCTGATCTGGTATTTCCGGCACGAAGGAAGGTTCTTTTTGTTCATGGGTGCTACTGGCACGGGCACACATGCAAGTACGGCAAGGCTCAATCGAAAAGCAATGTCGAATTTTGGCACAAGAAGATGGATGCTAACCGTCGTCGCGACCGTCGCAACGCGCGCAAGCTACGTGCCGCAGGATGGAGCGTTGCGACGGTTTGGGAGTGCCAAGTTAAGCAGGGCAAGTGGCTAGATCGGATTGTTCTGTTTCTTGAAGGTTGACTGGGCCCTGTAGTAATCCCCAAGCTCATTCATCACTTCGCCGCCTCCAGCGCGATCAGCGTCACGCCTTCGGTGACCTGGTCACCTACCGCATAGAACACCTCTTGCACGACGCCGTCGTGCGGCGCCTCGATGGTGTGTTCCATTTTCATGGCTTCCATGACGACCAGGGCCTGGCCCTGCTTGACCACGTCCCCCGTGGCGACCGCCACGGACAGGATCTTGCCGGGCATGGGGGCGGTCAGGCCGCCGCCGGCATCGTCGGCGTCGGCGCGGGCCAGCGCGATCGGGTCGCGCCATTCCAATGTGCTGCGCCGGCCGTCGGTGAAGATGTCCAGACGCAGGCCCTGCAGGTAGACCTCGCCCCGGATCTCGCGATCCGCTAGCTGTATGCGCAGGTGCCGGGGGTGCTGTGCATCCGCCTGCCAGCTCAGGGGCTGAAAATCCCCCTGGTCGACGGCTAGAGACCAGGCTGCTCCGTCGCGGCGCAGGCGGATGTGCCGTTCGCCTTGTGCGTCCTGCAGGGGCAGGATGCGCTCATAGACGCCGCCGATACGCCAACCATCCACCTGCCGCCAAGGGCTTGCTGGATGCCGGGCAGCGGTTTCTGGCCGCGCGGCGCCACTGCCGGAGACCGCATGGCTACAGTCGCCTGAGCCATCCAGGCCGCTGTGGCGCAGCACCGCGACGGCCGCCAGCGCCAGCACGGCGTCCGCGGCGGCCTGCGCGGGTGGAAACAGTCGCTCGTGTTCCCGTGGGATCAGCCCCGTATCCAGATCGGCCGTCGTGAAGGCCGGGTCGTCCATCAACCGGGCGAGAAAGGCGATGTTGGTGTGCAGGCCGGTCGCCCGTACGGCCCCCAGGGCGTGCAGCATGCGACGGCGCGCCTGCTCGCGATCCGCCCCATGGACGATCAGCTTGGCGATCATGGGGTCGTAATAGGGTGTGATCATGTCGCCTTCGCGCACGCCGCCGTCCACGCGCACGGCGCCGGCCTGGAAGGCGACATGAGGCGGCCATTGCAGAATGTCCAGGTGGCCGATGCTGGGCAGGAAATCCTTGTCCGGATTTTCCGCATAGACGCGGGCCTCGATGGCGTGGCCCTGGATGCGCAGCTGATCCTGGCGCAGCGGCAGCGGTTCGCCGGCGGCCACGCGCAGCTGCCATTCCACCAGGTCCTGGCCGGTGATGGCTTCGGTAACCGGGTGCTCGACCTGCAGGCGGGTGTTCATTTCCATGAAGTAGAAACGTCCGTCCGGCTCGGCGATGAATTCCACGGTGCCCGCGCCCACGTATCCCACGGCCTGGGCAGCCGCGACGGCCGCCTGGCCCATGGCCTGACGGCGTTCCAGCGTCATGCCGGGCGCGGGCGCTTCCTCGATGACCTTCTGGAATCGCCGTTGCACCGAGCAGTCGCGCTCGAACAGGTGCACGCACTGCCCCTGGGTATCGGCGAAGACCTGGATTTCGATGTGGCGGGGTTTCAGCAGATAGCG
Protein-coding regions in this window:
- a CDS encoding acetyl/propionyl/methylcrotonyl-CoA carboxylase subunit alpha, translated to MFDTILIANRGEIACRIAATARRLGIRTVAVYSEADAQARHVQACDLAVPIGGAEPKSSYLRADAILDAARRTGAQAIHPGYGFLSENADFAQACEDAGLVFIGPPARAIAAMGSKSAAKTLMAGADVPLVPGYYGDRQEPDFLQDQARTIGYPVLIKASAGGGGKGMRIVESDEEFPSALASCQREAASSFGNPQVLVERYLLKPRHIEIQVFADTQGQCVHLFERDCSVQRRFQKVIEEAPAPGMTLERRQAMGQAAVAAAQAVGYVGAGTVEFIAEPDGRFYFMEMNTRLQVEHPVTEAITGQDLVEWQLRVAAGEPLPLRQDQLRIQGHAIEARVYAENPDKDFLPSIGHLDILQWPPHVAFQAGAVRVDGGVREGDMITPYYDPMIAKLIVHGADREQARRRMLHALGAVRATGLHTNIAFLARLMDDPAFTTADLDTGLIPREHERLFPPAQAAADAVLALAAVAVLRHSGLDGSGDCSHAVSGSGAARPETAARHPASPWRQVDGWRIGGVYERILPLQDAQGERHIRLRRDGAAWSLAVDQGDFQPLSWQADAQHPRHLRIQLADREIRGEVYLQGLRLDIFTDGRRSTLEWRDPIALARADADDAGGGLTAPMPGKILSVAVATGDVVKQGQALVVMEAMKMEHTIEAPHDGVVQEVFYAVGDQVTEGVTLIALEAAK
- a CDS encoding very short patch repair endonuclease, encoding MSRIRSKDTKPEVEVRSTLHRMGYRYVLHKRGLPGTPDLVFPARRKVLFVHGCYWHGHTCKYGKAQSKSNVEFWHKKMDANRRRDRRNARKLRAAGWSVATVWECQVKQGKWLDRIVLFLEG